The following proteins come from a genomic window of Kiloniellales bacterium:
- a CDS encoding TetR family transcriptional regulator — MTATRRDHLVDTAARLFARHGFHATGIDRILAEAGVAKMTLYKHFRSKDELILAALRRRDEEFRNWFRRKVEAKGATPRARLLAVFDALEAWFGHPDFAGCTFVAAAAEFHPAEDPIHAAAAEHKRLLLAFLRDLAAEAGARDPETLARELGLLMEGATALAHVCGEKDLTAARHAARLLIDEALAA, encoded by the coding sequence ATGACCGCGACCCGCCGCGACCACCTGGTCGACACCGCGGCCAGGCTCTTCGCCCGCCACGGCTTCCACGCCACCGGCATCGACCGCATCCTGGCCGAGGCCGGGGTCGCCAAGATGACCCTCTACAAGCACTTCCGGTCCAAGGACGAGCTGATCCTGGCCGCGCTCCGGCGCCGCGACGAGGAGTTTCGCAACTGGTTCCGGCGCAAGGTCGAGGCCAAGGGCGCGACGCCGCGGGCGCGGCTGCTGGCGGTCTTCGACGCGCTCGAGGCCTGGTTCGGGCACCCAGACTTCGCCGGCTGCACCTTCGTCGCCGCGGCCGCCGAGTTCCACCCGGCCGAGGACCCGATCCACGCCGCCGCCGCCGAGCACAAGCGCCTGCTGCTGGCCTTTCTGCGCGACCTGGCCGCCGAGGCCGGCGCCCGCGATCCCGAGACCCTGGCCCGGGAGCTCGGCCTGCTCATGGAGGGCGCCACCGCCCTCGCCCACGTCTGCGGCGAAAAGGACCTCACCGCCGCCCGCCACGCCGCCAGGCTGCTGATCGACGAGGCGCTCGCGGCCTAG